The window AATCAAAGCAACAAGAAGAGACAATAAACAAAGCTCAAGAACTTTATTTATCAATCAAATTAGCGTGTGATCTctcaagtttcaaaaaaattgtaaaaatttatACTTTCTAACAATCCTTTGGAGGCCGGTTAAGTTCACTGTAAGAAGCTACATCACTAAATCATGTACAGACCAAGATAATGACAGTTTCATGGATACCAGCTCTGTAACAAACCCAATTGGGAAAATCTCTCTGcttcaatggaaaaaaaaaaacccaaaattcaaTTTCGCCAAGAGAACAAATCACATAATCAATAATTAACGCCGAGATGAGATGAATACCGAGTGCTCTCAAAGCCACAAGAAGAGAATAAACAAAGCTCAGGAAATTTATATATCAATCAAATTAGCGTGTGatctcaaatctcaaacaaGTTATACTAGTTTTGTTGAACGAACTAGTCTAATGGTCTACTTCCAAACAAGACAAGTAGTAAAATTTGGTTGAAAATGGCATGGTATTCTTGATGATGCAGAGATGATTTACGAGAAGGTAAAAGCCACATAAAACTCTCTAATATCATCCAGAACTAGTAGCCAAAAGATTCCAATTTTAAGTAACCAGCTGGGAATGCTACTCTTAATCTGATCATAGACCCACCTAAAACCTTTCAAGCCGTCAACAAACTACGATTCGACATGTGCTAGAGCCTCTGGGCAATTCAAGGAGGTCCTTTAGCATGTAAAATCTTTATGGACCTTATTGGTGCGAGAAACACCTCAAATGCAGAACAAGTTTTTTGAGGACTCTTGATTTTTCTACGAAGTACCTTGCTACTTCCATTTTAGCAGGCCCTCCGTCGAAGTGTTTTATCTCTACAAACTCGAGTGATGGAAACCAGACACCGAAGGTACAGATTAATTAAGATTTATACTATCTGACAATCCCTTGGAGACCAGTTAAGTTCAATTTGTAAGCAGCTACATCACTAATCATGTACAGACCAAGATAATGACAATTTCATGGAAACGAGCTCTGGTCACAAAAACCCAATTGGGAAAATCACTCTGCTTCAAccggagaaagaaaaaaacaaaaacccagaaTTCGATTTCGCCACTAATCCATCTAGGTTATGAGTTTCTAAACACTAAGTCCTCAATCTCATCACTTTCAtgatgattaaataaaaaaataaaatgcgAAAAAGGGAGAGAAGAACAGAACCGTACGTTTAGAAACGAGAATACAAGAAGGATGCAAAAGCAAAATTGGTCTAAGAGGAACATCGAAAAGGTTTACTCTTGTCAAATTCATCGAGAGAGTGTGTGTTTAagacagaacaagaagaagaagaagaagacagaacaagaagaggctaggaagcttttttttttttttatccactTCTTTGTGTCATTGTTTTGATAAATCTTAAAACTAACTCGTTAAGGTTTAAGGAGGAATCGTAATATACCTTCTTCATTAGAGGAGGCTGAGGAGGAGAGGCTTTTATCTCCCATTGTAGCAAAAAAAAGACAGCGACACCttagagattttttgtttttttcttttttcttaagattGTGTGGGCTATATAACCCtatttatctattaaaaaaaactctatttataattagtaaataatgattatttcacctcacattaatttaatttttaattgtacCAATTAAGAAGTAAATAAGGAAAATAACccaaataaatttgtttagtttttttttttccaacaaagtacaagattgactcaaacgagccaatgcgaaggaaaattgtttacataaatAACTAAATGCGGAATTGAGTGAACACGTCGTGCCAAACTATCCGTTTTACCATTCTGAAAGCGAGGAACGAAAactaatgaaaaagaaacaaattcctCTTTGTCCGCCGTAgtatgtcctccaaataaggtATAAAAACTGAccactcggaaggcgaagacaccatcttcaccaagtcagagCAATCCGTGAGATAGACGACAAATTGGTTATCCGCTCCAATCATACACCTCATGGCCCATATGAGGGCTTCAACCTCCGCATGAAGAGGGGAAAGACTGCGACGAAGGTTGGCTGCTCCCATTGTAGGATCTTCACCCCTGGGCGAAATGCAAAACCAGCCTCTACCATCATAGCGATCCGTccctttccaagagccatccaCAAAGCAAAGATAACTCGACGAGAATCGGGGAACCCCTAATCCTCTACCTCCACAGGGTACAACCCCATGATTAATATTTGATCCTgacaccatctcctctgttTGAGCCATAAACCAGGCTTTAGCCTCATCCTCCGCTAACCTCAAAATTGCTAGTGGATTTGAATCCAAATTACTAAAAAGTTTATCATTAcgtgctttccaaatataccacaaaatccagGGGAACACATCCTGCGATAGGATGTCTTTAAACCGCCAAAAAAGGAAATCCATGTTAGTGAAAACAGATTCTGAAGGGAAAGCTCCCATGGTCGTCGGAAATGACGACAGAGCCCAAACTTGTCTGGCTGGTGGACATTCAAAAAGGGTGTGATTAATCGTCTCCTCCTAAtaaccacaaaggccacatgTGACATCACAACTCATCCCACGTTTCTATAGATTAGCCGTGACCGCCACACAACCCGAAAGCACCTGCCACATAAAGTGTCGGAGTTTCGCTGGACACCGAACCTTCCACACATAAGCCTTTAAAGGTACCAAATCCGGTCCAAATACTTTCGGCCCGGTATGCGCCGTCTTTTGTGAACGAAGGGTATGGTACCCTGATTTAAACGAATATTTTCCAGACTTAGTAAAATGACATCCCAACAAATCCGGTTTTTCCGGTTGTCACAGCGGTAAGGCAGAAATTATGGCAACATCTTCCGAGAAAACTCCAAGTAGAGTATATAATAGtactaggagatatcccgtgctaTAATGCATGGAtcaatattttatccaaaaattataagataatattaaaaattattgttatatttgttttaaaaagttattatgtTTGAGACAATGAttacttttaatattgtaaCTATGTACTAACCCGCGAAAATCGCGGACTGaactttttgtttgatgaaaattttttataatttattttcttattatattatctatAATGATTTGTGATTCAAAATTTccttatattaaaaattttgtattttgaaaatgtttattgaaaacctgccaataaaacatttgcatgtaatgaactttagattttattcgattagatttttaaaatcttagctgttaaattttttttttaagtacgaattagttttgattctaatagattttttttaattttctacaatttattttattttatgtgtccccaatttttgttttttgattaattatatttatttaattaattaattaatcttaattaaggtTTTCTTacggcaattgaatgtaattttttacacattttatggttagtttcatatttttagttcccaattaatatagtatgaTTGTTTGGAAAatctacatattttttttaaatactaattatttttgaatattatagtattttaatttttttgatgtatattaccaTTTTATATTGCTTGTTgtatttattttgtgaaatatttaaaggtattaacttttctattctaattttgagcaaataaaatttattaatttatcagccacataaatttagttttatcagCCAGCCGATATGgaacattaaaacacacattttttttcattgattgagtaatatatcttcgttttttttttaattcaaatcacaatatatgcagaaaaaaaaatctacatatttatttatcatatgtatatatgataattcaaaataatttgtaaatgaaCTTAAAggaagatgataggagaatcataatttaaaatcttaacaaaatctctcaaatatagttattaaaagaataatttggatataaaatcttactttgaaattttttgattgttttacaatttttaaaaattaattagtaattttctaccataattaattagagagaaaaaatatgttttttggaaattaataattatgaaaataatttattagtctaaatattaaaattctatatttatttttatttaaaaattaaatatattttttaacaccAATGGcatgataatataattttttacattttataagattagtttcatatttatacttctcaattaatatagtagtatatttgtatttatttaataagAAAGTGTGGTCCTAAACTTTTATTACATCCACATGACATATCCAACATGCTATATTAACATCCAGATAGATTCACAACTCATACTTCTTTTAGCAATAACTTTTCGAATTCTCATGGCTTCATCTTCGTCAGACGGTTCATTGATACCTCCCGAAATATTGGAATCAATATTTGGTAGTGTTCCAGCTGACGATCTAAAACGATTCAAGTTGACGTGCACAGAATGGAATGCTCTCTTCAAAGATAAGAGATTCATCTACGATCATCTAGAACAGGTCAAAGAACGTATTATACGAATCACTGATAAGGTTCAGATCATTAATCCCGCGTCCAACGATGATCATTCTTCTTTACCACTCCCAAATGAGTTTCAAGGAAGCGGTAAGCTGTCTAATATTGTTCATTGTGATGGGTTATTGCTATGCATCTTTCGTCATCCCAAAAGACTCGCTGTTTGGAACCCTTGTTTTAACCGAGTTAGATGGGTCACCAAACCTAGGAAATCTTATGCAGTTAATGATTATTACGGCATTGGATATGATGGTGTATCTCGTGAtaactacaaaatcttgagattttacaatgaaaatattttcgaaGACAACCGGTGCCCCACGGGTAAGTATGACCCACCGGTTGAGATCTACGACCTCAAGTCAAATTCTTAGAAAACTCTTGACATTCCTTTGGATTGGTGTGTATACTCACCGTGCGCTGGTGTGTCCTTAAAAGGAAATATGTATTGGATTGTTGGACGACATCATGACACAATATGTatccaaagttttgatttttccacAGAGAGATTCAAACATACGAGCCTAATACCTTTTGTCTATGGTACATATGATAATGTAGCCTAATCAGCTTTTAGAGGAGATAAGCTTGCTTTGCTTCGCCAACGCATATACGAAGAACATGATCAACTAGGGGAGATTGAGGTATGGTTCACAAATAGTGTCAAAGATAGGGTTGTTTCTTGGACCAAACTTTTTGTTGTGTGGAGACCTGATCTGCCAGCATTTGATCTCTGGGAAGATCCTCCTCATTCGGTGTTTTTTATTGACCAAAATAATAGGATTAACGTTACATGTTCTGAAAGATTAGTAACCAGTGGAAGCAAATGCGTTTGCGTTAACTTATACATTATTGGTAAAGATGgattccaaaaaaaagagatagaaaGACATTGGGAGGAAGAGGTATGGACATATAACTCTGGTTACATGTATCTTCCAAGTCTAGTTCCGGTCCCATAGAGGATCTGCctcagaaaaggaaaaaaaaaaagaaaaacataccgTTAAGTTTAATGTTTTGTGATATATTTTATGCTAGCTCTAACTaaactataatttataaacattttgttaaATCCCGTGGCATCATTATGtaagcaaataaatatatttctgttCAAGGCTTAATGGTCGTTGCTTTGTGGATTAACTAGTGCATGTTTGTTTATACCTTTTACCATCGAGGCTGAATGattcatttaaatataaaatcattacggaaaaaaattatttcagaaCATAAAATGTCTAGGTTTGGGCTTTCGATTTTCGTTTGGCCTTGAAATAACatggttttgaattttgtgtcCTTATTTCAACTTTCGTTGACcgtcattcattttttttttatcccaagAAGAGGGAACTTTATTCTTCTCTTCGTACCTAGTTTCTCTAAACTCCAATGGCCTCTTTATTATCCGATTTGAAAAGCCAATTGAGATAgatacaaaaaatcaaaatcgtgGTCATTGACACCGCACCATCCAAGTCTGGTTCTGGTTCataaaaaaagttacaatttCTTCATTGCGTTTTAgagtgtgaatggttgcagcggttgggACGGACAAATTCATCTGCGGATCAGactgctttttatttaccattcatcatGTTTAGTCCGTAGTGGTGTGGTCtacagaaaacagaaacaaaactgcAGCGGACCAACTGCGGACCGTTTTTCCTTACAAATAGACTTGGACCGCAGCGAACTGTTGTCCACACTTAAAATATAGCGGTCTTGTCCGCAGACAGATTTGTCCGCCCCaaccgcagttaccattcagACCCTTATATTTATGCATATGGTCTAGaatagataaaaaattaaagttttttttttaacgtcttttattataaatagaGGTTGGTACATAGTCTTGAAATAAACAACTCCGTAAAAACAATGGAGGGAAGAAATAAACACGAGCAGTTTCTTGTTGACGATGAGCCTGTTTAGCCAATCTATCAGCTACTTGATTGCATTCTCGcgtataaacaaaaatgatatatcAGTAAAACGATCCGCCCAACTGCGGATATCAACTAGGAGATTTTCCATAGTTATGCTCGTTGATCGTTGATGTAGGAGATCATCTAGAGGTTTACAATCGCCTTCTAGAACCACCTTTCGGTAACCTCGACACCAAGTCAAATGAATAGCATGCAGCAGTGCTAGGCCTTCTGTTTCCAAAGGATTAGATGCTTGCGTGAGTTTTGAACTGCCAGATAATACATACGTACTTGAATCATCTCGGATAACCCATCCAACACTGATGCTGCCATCGTGATAATGGAAGCTGCCATCATAGTTAACTTTAACGAAATCGGTTGATGGCGGTTGCTAGTGAGATACGGGAGTCGATAAATCTGACAGATTAGTGCGATTAGATTGTTGTACAGATGGTTGCGTCGCAGCTAGCCATTCTATAACATCATTTGTTGCTTTTGTAACCACTAATTCTACTTCCCAAACTACCTTATTGAAAATAAGGTTATTTCTTGATTTCCATAGTTGCCacccaatctagaaaggaagaTGTTTCTTATCAACATCCATTGCAGACGTATATGATAACAACAAGATCTCAATGTTTTCTTCGAGAGAGGTTGAAAATACATGACCAGTAGGCAGATTAGTTAGTCTCCAAACCGTAGAAGCATAAGGACACTTGAAAAGCAGATGGTTAATCGTTTCAACGTCTTTACAGCAGCGATGACATGTTTCGTCAATGGGTATACCCCGTCGGTTAAGTTCACTACCAGTACTAATTGCACCAGATAGCACCCTCTAGTAGAAATGTCTTAACTTTGGAGGTATAGTTATTTTCCAAATCTTGTTTTTGAGCTGAGGGTCTCCTTGTGGAGAAGCAACAGCATCATTGAGAGGGTGATGATTACTTAGCTAGTACCCAGATTTAACTGAGTATATTACATCCTTAGTGTAGTGCCAGATCAATCTATCAGGACAATGATGTTGTGGAAGATAAAGTCATTGTGCACAAACTGCGTCTTCATCTGAAAGGTATTGTTGCAGTTTATTAATATCCCACTGATTACTCTGATCTTGCCATAAGTCACTGAGTGTAGAATTCGGTNNNNNNNNNNNNNNNNNNNNNNNNNNNNNNNNNNNNNNNNNNNNNNNNNNNNNNNNNNNNNNNNNNNNNNNNNNNNNNNNNNNNNNNNNNNNNNNNNNNNNNNNNNNNNNNNNNNNNNNNNNNNNNNNNNNNNNNNNNNNNNNNNNNNNNNNNNNNNNNNNNNNNNNNNNNNNNNNNNNNNNNNNNNNNNNNNNNNNNNNNNNNNNNNNNNNNNNNNNNNNNNNNNNNNNNNNNNNNNNNNNNNNNNNNNNNNNNNNNNNNNNNNNNNNNNNNNNNNNNNNNNNNNNNNNNNNNNNNNNNNNNNNNNNNNNNNNNNNNNNNNNNNNNNNNNNNNNNNNNNNNNNNNNNNNNNNNNNNNNNNNNNNNNNNNNNNNNNNNNNNNNNNNNNNNNNNNNNNNNNNNNNNNNNNNNNNNNNNNNNNNNNNNNNNNNNNNNNNNNNNNNNNNNNNNNNNNNNNNNNNNNNNNNNNNNNNNNNNNNNNNNNNNNNNNNNNNNNNNNNNNNNNNNNNNNNNNNNNNNNNNNNNNNNNNNNNNNNNNNNNNNNNNNNNNNNNNNNNNNNNNNNNNNNNNNNNNNNNNNNNNNNNNNNNNNNNNNNNNNNNNNNNNNNNNNNNNNNNNNNNNNNNNNNNNNNNNNNNNNNNNNNNNNNNNNNNNNNNNNNNNNNNNNNNNNNNNNNNNNNNNNNNNNNNNNNNNNNNNNNNNNNNNNNNNNNNNNNNNNNNNNNNNNNNNNNNNNNNNNNNNNNNNNNNNNNNNNNNNNNNNNNNNNNNNNNNNNNNNNNNNNNNNNNNNNNNNNNNNNNNNNNNNNNNNNNNNNNNNNNNNNNNNNNNNNNNNNNNNNNNNNNNNNNNNNNNNNNNNNNNNNNNNNNNNNNNNNNNNNNNNNNNNNNNNNNTTGCAGATCTTGGTGGATGAGCTGGAAGCCATGGATCAAATGCAGGATTTATTGATGTACCATCACCTATATGGTATCGTAAACCTTTGAGAAGTAAGTCTCGACCGTGTAGTATTGAGCGTCAACCATGTGAAGGTTTCTTTCCCAGGGTTGCAGTCCTAATATCGGTAGCAGGGAAATATCTGCTTTTAAGTATCTTTGTAAGCAGACATTCTGGGGAATTTAGAATTTTCCACACTTGTTTAGCCAAAAGCGCATCATTGAACTTCTCAATATCATGAAAGCCTAATCCACCTTCTGACTTTGGGAGGTTCAGCCGTTTCCAACTAACCCATGAGATTCGTCTTTTTGATTCATCTGATCCCCACCAGAACTGTGAAAAGAGTGAATCAATCTCCTGACAGATAGTCAAAGGGAGTTTGAAACAACCCATGGCGTGGGACGGCATGGCAAACGCCACTGACTTCAACAGAACTTCCTTAACAGCTTCTGATAAATATTTGGTATGCCAATTCCTTGTCCTTTCCTTAACACGGGTGACAATATACTCAAACATCTGGCACTTCCTTCTTGAGAACTCTTCAGGCAATCCCAGATATTTCCCACAACCACCTACTCTTGTGATGTTGATATGTCGTTTGACTGCATCCTTTTTAGACTCTTCAACCTTTGAACCAAACGTgatggaggatttgttgagatTAACACATTGTCTGGATAATTGCCCATATTGGTGTAAGATTCTAGCAAGAACTCGACTATTCCGTGAATTGgcttgacaaaagaaaaatgagtcATCCGCAAAGAGAAGATGTGTTACCCTTGGACCATGGTTGCTGATAGACAATCCGGTAATGTCCCCTCTTGACTCCGCTTGATGTATCTTTTGTGTTAACATCTCCGCacaaaaaagaaatagataGGGTGAGATTGGGTCACCTTGACGTAAACCTCGTTTCGGTGTGATATCTCCATAGGGACTTCCATTAATCAATACCGAATATGAAACTGAACGAACCATTGCCATGATCCATGTAATCCATATCTGATCAAATCCAAGTTTAACCATTGATTGCTCCAGAAAGTCCTAGTCGACCCGATCGTAGGCTTTGCTAATATTAGTCTTGATCGCCATGTAACTTTTTGATTGGCGTTTCCTGGATTTGAGGGAGTGTAGTAATTCATGAGCCACCAATATTTTATCCGTGATGTGTTTACCCGGTACAAATGTTGTTTGCTCTAAGGAGATTATGTTAGGTAGAACTGTCTTCAGGCGAGTTGTGATGATCTTAGAAATGATTTTGTAGGAGACGTTGCAGAGGCTTATCGGGCGGTAGTTACTCATTTGTCTTGGTTGGTCAACCTTAGGGATAAGACATATGTGTGTTTGATTGAGAGTTGCAGGCATAACGTTCGTCTGAAAGAACTTCTTGATCTCCGATGTAATATCAGGACCTAGTATATCCCAAAATTGGTGGTAAAAGTGGCCAGTCATACCATCTGGTCCCGGAGCACGGTCTCCTTTGATAGCAAAAGCTGCTCTAGATATTTCCTCAGAAGTGACGTCTTGTGTTAAGATCCTATTCATAGCATTTGAAACTGGTGCACAGatgttatcaaaaaaattaccCCAATCAGTCTGAACCTCCTTCTGCTACCGGTCTCGAAAATATTCTGTAGCCACTCTGGATATATTCTCTTCGCGTATGTGTTCCATTCCATTATTATCATGAACCGAAACCATACGGTTCCAGGCCTTACGAGCTTTTGCAGATCCATGAAAGTATAGTGTATTTCGATCACCTTCTAGTAACCACTGTGCAtgacttttttgtttccaataaaTCTCTTCATGTAGATAAGCCTTACTCAAAGATATCTTGATATCCCGTATTCTGGTATGATCTGGTAGCACTTGATGGAACTCCGCCTCAAGTTGATCCTTAAGGATTCTTATCTCCTCTGTCGAATTAGTTACATTGGCTCGCTtcc is drawn from Camelina sativa cultivar DH55 chromosome 8, Cs, whole genome shotgun sequence and contains these coding sequences:
- the LOC104709291 gene encoding uncharacterized protein LOC104709291; the encoded protein is MVKLGFDQIWITWIMAMVRSVSYSVLINGSPYGDITPKRGLRQGDPISPYLFLFCAEMLTQKIHQAESRGDITGLSISNHGPRVTHLLFADDSFFFCQANSRNSRVLARILHQYGQLSRQCVNLNKSSITFGSKVEESKKDAVKRHINITRVGGCGKYLGLPEEFSRRKCQMFEYIVTRVKERTRNWHTKYLSEAVKEVLLKSVAFAMPSHAMGCFKLPLTICQEIDSLFSQFWWGSDESKRRISWVSWKRLNLPKSEGGLGFHDIEKFNDALLAKQVWKILNSPECLLTKILKSRYFPATDIRTATLGKKPSHG
- the LOC104709290 gene encoding F-box/WD-40 repeat-containing protein 1-like, giving the protein MASSSSDGSLIPPEILESIFGSVPADDLKRFKLTCTEWNALFKDKRFIYDHLEQVKERIIRITDKVQIINPASNDDHSSLPLPNEFQGSGKLSNIVHCDGLLLCIFRHPKRLAVWNPCFNRVRWVTKPRKSYAVNDYYGIGYDGVSRDNYKILRFYNENIFEDNRCPTGKYDPPVEIYDLKSNS